A genomic window from Pantoea alhagi includes:
- a CDS encoding sugar dehydrogenase complex small subunit: MTHYSRRRVLKMAGVVAIASATGQLLSLPRLKAAQPQGPLPGLDEFIQVSRLLIQQTELNVTVAHALTQAFSQTQKGFISELTRLKNLLQNQPALLQQDRLKFADADAESEKLAKAILSGWYNGVVGKGNHALYITYVNTLASQLVSDKLVPPSFSYGQIGSWAQQP, encoded by the coding sequence ATGACGCACTATTCACGCCGCCGCGTGCTGAAGATGGCCGGAGTTGTGGCCATCGCCAGCGCTACCGGCCAGCTGCTGTCGCTGCCGCGCCTCAAGGCCGCTCAGCCGCAGGGGCCTTTACCCGGACTGGATGAATTTATCCAGGTTTCGCGCCTGCTTATCCAGCAGACGGAGCTCAACGTCACCGTGGCGCACGCGCTAACGCAGGCCTTTAGCCAGACGCAAAAAGGATTTATCAGCGAACTGACGCGGTTAAAAAACCTGCTGCAAAACCAGCCTGCGCTACTGCAACAGGATCGGCTTAAGTTTGCCGACGCAGATGCAGAAAGCGAGAAGCTGGCGAAGGCGATCCTCAGTGGCTGGTATAACGGCGTGGTCGGCAAGGGCAACCACGCCCTCTATATCACTTACGTCAACACGCTTGCCAGTCAGCTGGTTAGCGACAAGCTGGTGCCGCCGAGTTTTTCTTACGGCCAGATTGGT
- a CDS encoding cytochrome c: MLRLKQIALSLALVCGAAHAADDALIKKGEYLATASDCTACHTADHGQPFAGGKAIESPVGEIIATNITPSKTAGIGNYSEQQFSAALRQGVRADGASLYPAMPYTAYATLTDEDIHALYAYFMSGVKPVDKATEQTHLPFPLNLRFSMMFWNALFLQAPGFTSDATQSASWSRGRYLVEGAAHCSTCHTPRGFLMQEKQDEAFTGAQVGPWFAPNITANRVSGIGEWSQQDLITYLKTGRLAGKAQAAGSMAEAITHSFQHLSDDDLSAIAEYIGSVDDSHAPAGGVSRFGQGKAISQTSAFRGESFSTPVSDEGARLFSGNCASCHGSSGEGTQDAFYPSLFHNSATAENNPSNLIATILFGVQRHAAEGDVYMPPFGAQPNALNHLDDQQIATLSNWILQHYGNAEVKVSAEQVAEIRHGGPSSPLVWLAQSGVAAAALAVIALLVWLMVRRKRRR; encoded by the coding sequence ATGCTGAGGCTGAAACAGATCGCACTGAGTCTGGCGCTGGTATGTGGCGCGGCACATGCCGCCGATGATGCGCTGATAAAAAAAGGAGAGTACCTGGCGACCGCGTCCGACTGTACCGCCTGTCATACCGCAGACCACGGGCAACCCTTTGCCGGCGGCAAAGCGATTGAATCGCCGGTGGGAGAAATTATCGCCACCAATATCACACCGTCGAAAACTGCCGGCATCGGTAACTACAGCGAACAGCAGTTCTCCGCGGCACTGCGTCAGGGCGTGCGCGCCGACGGCGCAAGTCTCTATCCGGCGATGCCGTACACCGCGTACGCCACGCTGACGGATGAGGATATACACGCGCTCTACGCCTATTTCATGTCGGGCGTAAAGCCGGTAGATAAAGCCACTGAGCAAACCCATTTGCCGTTCCCGCTCAATCTGCGCTTCTCAATGATGTTCTGGAACGCCCTGTTTCTGCAGGCGCCGGGCTTTACGTCGGACGCTACGCAAAGCGCCAGCTGGAGCCGGGGCCGTTATCTGGTTGAGGGCGCCGCACACTGCAGCACCTGCCACACGCCGCGCGGCTTTCTGATGCAGGAAAAGCAGGACGAGGCTTTTACCGGCGCTCAGGTTGGCCCCTGGTTCGCCCCAAACATTACAGCTAATCGGGTAAGCGGCATTGGCGAGTGGTCGCAGCAGGATCTGATCACCTACCTGAAAACCGGGCGTCTGGCGGGCAAAGCGCAGGCTGCAGGCAGCATGGCGGAAGCGATTACCCACAGTTTTCAGCACCTGTCGGATGACGATCTGTCGGCTATCGCTGAGTACATAGGCAGCGTGGATGACAGCCATGCGCCTGCCGGCGGCGTATCGCGATTCGGCCAGGGCAAAGCGATCAGTCAGACAAGCGCGTTTCGCGGCGAGTCGTTCTCCACTCCCGTCAGCGATGAGGGCGCGCGCCTCTTCTCCGGCAACTGCGCCTCCTGTCACGGCAGCAGCGGAGAGGGTACTCAGGATGCCTTCTATCCGAGCCTGTTCCACAACAGCGCGACAGCGGAAAACAATCCATCGAATCTGATTGCCACCATTCTCTTCGGCGTACAGCGCCACGCGGCCGAGGGGGATGTCTATATGCCGCCGTTTGGCGCGCAACCGAACGCGCTGAACCATCTTGATGACCAGCAGATTGCCACCTTATCAAACTGGATCCTGCAGCACTATGGCAATGCGGAGGTGAAGGTTTCAGCGGAACAGGTAGCGGAAATCCGCCACGGCGGTCCTTCCTCTCCGCTGGTATGGCTTGCACAGTCTGGCGTCGCGGCAGCTGCGCTGGCGGTCATCGCGCTACTGGTCTGGTTAATGGTTCGCCGTAAACGCCGCCGCTAA
- a CDS encoding GMC family oxidoreductase, which yields MTKITNSSQSPVVIVGTGVVGVVIAEQLLDAGIPVLMLEAGPRVSRAEIVENYRNLPLAAKGNPIECYPSRQWAPHPEPAGAGKDYLQLSGADSYAQSYVRYAGGSTWHWAGTCWRLTPADMQLYSRYGVGRDWAFDYDTLEPYYTRAEYKLGICGPADPALQWPPQRSKPYPMPALPFGPGEARFTEVVREKLGLHNIPTAQARNSGTSYDDRPACCGNNNCVPVCPVGAKYDGATALSRLEAKGATILDNAVVWRIETNRQNHIEAVHYYDQHRQSHRVSGKLFILACNGLETPKLLLLSADSRNPNGIANSSDQVGRNMMDHPQITMTVTLEEPYWAGVGPVVNSGIMETSQGDFRSRHAGAYFRFNNFARNRFVTFAALQKGLVGKALDEEIRRMTACTADIVLAHEILPEASNRLTLSDKKDWLGLPKPAIHYDVGDYVRRSLKEYSMPIANRIAEAMGATDKKFSKQFNQSKHIMGGTIMGNDPASSVVDAECRAHDHRNLFLPGGGAMASTACGNSTLTMVALAFKAADAIVKQAQEA from the coding sequence ATGACAAAGATAACAAACTCTTCTCAGTCACCTGTGGTGATCGTTGGCACGGGCGTGGTCGGTGTGGTAATCGCTGAACAACTGCTTGATGCCGGCATTCCGGTATTAATGCTGGAAGCTGGCCCGCGCGTCTCGCGTGCCGAAATTGTTGAAAATTATCGTAACCTGCCGCTGGCCGCCAAAGGCAATCCCATCGAGTGTTATCCTTCGCGCCAATGGGCCCCCCATCCTGAACCGGCTGGGGCGGGAAAAGACTATCTGCAACTCAGCGGAGCGGATTCTTACGCGCAAAGCTATGTTCGCTACGCGGGCGGCTCCACCTGGCACTGGGCAGGTACCTGCTGGCGTCTGACCCCGGCGGATATGCAGCTGTACTCACGTTATGGCGTCGGGCGTGATTGGGCGTTTGATTACGATACGCTGGAGCCCTATTACACCCGTGCAGAATACAAGCTGGGTATCTGCGGCCCTGCCGATCCGGCGCTACAGTGGCCGCCGCAGCGCTCGAAGCCTTATCCGATGCCGGCGCTGCCATTTGGCCCGGGCGAAGCGCGCTTTACCGAGGTCGTGCGCGAAAAGCTGGGGCTGCATAATATTCCCACTGCCCAGGCGCGCAACAGCGGCACCTCTTATGATGATCGCCCGGCCTGCTGCGGCAATAACAACTGTGTACCCGTCTGTCCGGTGGGTGCCAAATATGACGGCGCCACCGCGCTGTCGCGGCTGGAAGCCAAAGGCGCCACGATCCTCGACAACGCAGTGGTCTGGCGCATCGAAACCAACCGGCAAAATCACATCGAAGCGGTGCACTACTATGACCAGCACCGGCAAAGCCATCGCGTCAGCGGCAAACTGTTTATCCTTGCCTGTAATGGTCTGGAAACGCCAAAGCTGCTGCTGCTGTCAGCGGATTCACGTAACCCGAACGGTATCGCCAACAGCTCCGATCAGGTCGGGCGCAACATGATGGATCATCCACAAATTACCATGACGGTCACGCTGGAAGAGCCCTATTGGGCCGGCGTGGGGCCGGTCGTTAACAGTGGCATCATGGAAACCTCGCAGGGCGATTTTCGTTCCAGACATGCCGGCGCTTATTTCCGCTTTAACAACTTTGCACGCAATCGCTTCGTCACCTTTGCCGCTCTGCAGAAAGGCCTGGTAGGCAAAGCGCTGGATGAAGAGATCCGTCGTATGACCGCCTGTACCGCCGATATTGTGCTGGCGCACGAAATTCTGCCGGAGGCCAGCAATCGGCTGACGCTCAGCGATAAAAAAGACTGGCTTGGACTGCCGAAACCGGCAATTCATTATGACGTCGGTGATTACGTGCGGCGCTCCCTGAAAGAATACTCGATGCCGATTGCCAACCGGATTGCTGAAGCGATGGGCGCAACTGACAAAAAGTTTTCTAAACAGTTTAACCAGAGCAAACACATCATGGGCGGCACCATCATGGGCAATGACCCGGCCAGCTCGGTAGTGGATGCAGAGTGCCGTGCGCACGATCACCGTAATCTGTTTCTGCCTGGCGGCGGCGCAATGGCGAGCACCGCCTGCGGCAACAGTACGCTGACCATGGTGGCGCTGGCGTTCAAAGCGGCGGATGCCATTGTCAAACAGGCGCAGGAGGCGTAA
- a CDS encoding sugar dehydrogenase complex small subunit, whose protein sequence is MSSSHDLPPDQVNLSRRQILLSGAVVMAGGLLTSVLPRFAFAESSLHFIPFMQISRLLVNHELDDAVGQRMLAQLEAEQPDLAKNLNQLLAIARAHQAKVVEDFFPAIPAGPVQDLARRIIFGWYTGSLEPTRTAKSFAFEQALTWRTTQDTITIPSYGISGPNNWQRTNTPILPVPQF, encoded by the coding sequence ATGAGTAGTTCACACGACCTGCCACCAGACCAGGTCAACTTATCACGTCGGCAAATTCTGCTGTCCGGCGCGGTGGTTATGGCTGGCGGCCTGCTCACCTCGGTGCTGCCGCGTTTCGCCTTTGCCGAATCATCTCTCCATTTTATTCCTTTCATGCAGATCTCCCGTCTTTTGGTCAATCATGAGCTCGACGACGCGGTAGGGCAGCGCATGCTGGCGCAGCTGGAAGCGGAACAGCCGGACCTGGCGAAAAACCTTAACCAGCTGCTGGCAATCGCCCGGGCGCACCAGGCGAAAGTGGTAGAGGATTTCTTTCCGGCGATCCCTGCCGGCCCTGTACAGGATCTCGCCAGGCGCATTATCTTTGGCTGGTATACCGGCAGCCTGGAGCCGACGCGCACAGCCAAAAGCTTTGCCTTTGAGCAGGCGCTGACGTGGCGCACCACCCAGGACACGATCACCATTCCGTCCTACGGCATCAGCGGGCCCAATAACTGGCAGCGTACTAACACACCGATTCTCCCCGTACCGCAATTCTGA
- the mug gene encoding G/U mismatch-specific DNA glycosylase: MSEHTITDIIAPGLRVVFCGINPGKSSAHTGYHFAYPGNRFWKTLWLAGFTDRQLKPEEELKLLDTRCGITMLVERPTKEASELSSEELREGGKSLIEKIQHYQPAALAVLGKEAFKKAFRQSKVEWGRQEITVGETEIWVLPNPSGLNRATQEKLTEAYQELEQALAVRGR; the protein is encoded by the coding sequence ATGAGTGAACATACCATTACCGATATTATTGCGCCCGGCCTGCGGGTGGTATTCTGCGGCATCAATCCAGGTAAATCTTCGGCTCATACCGGTTATCACTTTGCTTATCCCGGCAACCGTTTCTGGAAAACGCTCTGGCTGGCCGGTTTTACCGATCGCCAGTTAAAACCGGAAGAGGAGCTTAAGCTACTGGATACCCGCTGCGGTATTACCATGCTGGTAGAAAGGCCAACTAAAGAGGCCAGCGAGCTTTCGTCGGAAGAGCTGCGGGAAGGCGGCAAATCATTGATTGAGAAAATTCAGCACTATCAGCCTGCCGCGCTGGCGGTACTGGGCAAGGAGGCGTTTAAAAAAGCGTTCCGCCAAAGCAAGGTGGAGTGGGGCAGGCAGGAGATCACCGTGGGTGAAACAGAAATATGGGTGCTACCAAATCCCAGCGGGCTTAATCGTGCGACGCAGGAGAAACTCACGGAAGCCTATCAGGAACTCGAGCAAGCGCTGGCAGTACGTGGACGGTAA
- the rpoD gene encoding RNA polymerase sigma factor RpoD, which translates to MEQNPQSQLKLLVTRGKEQGYLTYAEVNDHLPEDIVDSDQIEDIIQMINDMGIQVVEEAPDADDLMLNENSADTDEDAAEAAAQVLSSVESEIGRTTDPVRMYMREMGTVELLTREGEIDIAKRIEDGINQVQCSVAEYPEAITYLLEQYDRVEAGESRLSDLITGFVDPNAEEDLAPTATHVGSELSEEERADEDDEDEDDDSDSSDDDNSIDPELAREKFIELRDQYEATRLTIKAKGRSHADAIEEIQKLSEVFKQFRLVPKQFDYLVNNMREMMERVRTQERIIMKLCVELCKMPKKNFITLFTGNETSPTWFQAALAMNKPWSEKLRDVEDDVQRSMQKLMQIEEETGLTIEQVKDINRRMSIGEAKARRAKKEMVEANLRLVISIAKKYTNRGLQFLDLIQEGNIGLMKAVDKFEYRRGYKFSTYATWWIRQAITRSIADQARTIRIPVHMIETINKLNRISRQMLQEMGREPTPEELAERMLMPEDKIRKVLKIAKEPISMETPIGDDEDSHLGDFIEDTTLELPLDSATSESLRSATHDVLAGLTAREAKVLRMRFGIDMNTDHTLEEVGKQFDVTRERIRQIEAKALRKLRHPSRSEVLRSFLDD; encoded by the coding sequence ATGGAGCAAAACCCGCAGTCACAGCTTAAGCTACTTGTCACCCGTGGTAAGGAGCAAGGCTATCTGACCTATGCCGAGGTCAATGACCATCTGCCGGAAGATATCGTCGACTCCGATCAGATCGAAGACATCATCCAGATGATCAACGACATGGGCATCCAGGTGGTAGAAGAAGCGCCTGATGCCGATGATCTGATGCTGAACGAAAACAGCGCCGACACGGACGAAGATGCGGCTGAAGCGGCAGCTCAAGTGTTATCCAGCGTAGAATCTGAAATCGGACGCACCACCGATCCTGTCCGCATGTATATGCGAGAAATGGGTACCGTAGAACTTCTGACGCGTGAAGGCGAAATTGACATCGCCAAGCGTATTGAAGACGGTATCAACCAGGTGCAGTGTTCCGTAGCTGAATATCCGGAAGCGATCACCTATTTGCTGGAACAGTACGATCGCGTCGAAGCGGGAGAATCACGCCTCTCCGACCTGATCACTGGCTTTGTCGATCCTAACGCAGAAGAAGATCTGGCGCCTACCGCGACGCATGTCGGCTCTGAGCTGTCCGAAGAAGAGCGCGCCGATGAAGATGACGAAGATGAAGATGATGACAGCGACAGCAGCGATGATGACAACAGCATCGATCCTGAACTGGCGCGTGAAAAATTCATCGAGCTGCGCGATCAGTATGAAGCGACGCGTCTGACCATCAAAGCGAAAGGTCGCAGTCACGCGGATGCGATTGAAGAGATCCAGAAGCTGTCAGAAGTCTTTAAACAGTTCCGTCTGGTGCCGAAGCAGTTTGACTATCTGGTCAACAACATGCGTGAAATGATGGAGCGCGTGCGTACGCAAGAGCGCATCATCATGAAGCTGTGTGTTGAACTGTGCAAAATGCCGAAGAAAAACTTCATTACGCTGTTCACAGGTAATGAGACCAGCCCAACCTGGTTCCAGGCGGCGCTGGCGATGAACAAACCCTGGTCTGAAAAACTGCGCGACGTTGAAGACGATGTGCAGCGCAGCATGCAAAAGCTGATGCAGATTGAGGAAGAGACCGGCCTGACGATTGAGCAGGTGAAAGATATCAACCGTCGCATGTCGATCGGCGAAGCGAAAGCGCGTCGTGCAAAGAAAGAGATGGTTGAGGCTAACTTGCGTCTGGTTATCTCCATTGCTAAAAAATATACCAACCGTGGCCTGCAGTTCCTGGATCTGATTCAGGAAGGCAACATCGGCCTGATGAAAGCGGTAGATAAGTTTGAATATCGCCGTGGCTATAAGTTCTCAACTTATGCCACCTGGTGGATCCGTCAGGCAATTACCCGCTCTATCGCGGATCAGGCGCGCACCATCCGTATTCCGGTGCATATGATTGAGACCATTAACAAGCTCAACCGTATTTCTCGCCAGATGCTGCAGGAGATGGGCCGCGAACCGACGCCGGAAGAACTGGCCGAGCGTATGCTGATGCCGGAAGATAAAATCCGTAAGGTGCTGAAAATTGCTAAAGAGCCGATCTCTATGGAGACGCCGATTGGTGATGATGAAGATTCACATCTGGGTGATTTTATCGAAGATACCACGCTGGAGCTGCCGCTGGATTCCGCCACCTCAGAAAGCCTGCGTTCAGCAACGCATGACGTTCTGGCTGGCCTGACCGCGCGTGAAGCGAAGGTGCTGCGTATGCGTTTCGGTATCGATATGAACACCGACCACACGCTGGAAGAAGTGGGTAAACAGTTTGACGTTACCCGTGAGCGTATTCGTCAGATTGAGGCGAAAGCGCTGCGTAAGCTGCGTCATCCAAGCCGTTCTGAAGTGCTGCGTAGCTTCCTTGACGACTAA
- the dnaG gene encoding DNA primase: MAGRIPRVFINDLLARTDIVDLIDARVKLKKQGKNFHACCPFHNEKTPSFTVNGEKQFYHCFGCGAHGNAIDFLMNYDRLEFVESIEELATQHGLEVPYEAGSGPSQLERHQRQSLYQLMTGLAEFYQQALTQPQATAARAYLNQRGLSDEVIAHFAIGFAPPGWDNALKRFGRNPDDRQSLTDAGMLVTNDQGRSYDRFRDRVMFPIRDKRGRVIGFGGRVLGDGTPKYLNSPETDIFHKGRQLYGLYEAQKQHPEPAKLLVVEGYMDVVALAQFGIDYAVASLGTSTTADHIQLLFRSTDTVVCCYDGDRAGREAAWRALETALPYMNDGRQLRFMFLPDGEDPDTLIRKEGKAAFEARMEQAMPLSSFLFDTLLPQVDLSTRDGRTRLSTLALPLIGQIPGETLRIYLRQELGNMLGILDDSQLEKLLPKQAESGVQPAAPQLKRTTMRILVGLLVQNPRLAAMVPSLQGLEQLNMPGLPLFMELVKSCMANPGLTTGQLLELYRGTNFSQHLETLATWNHMIVDEEVEAMFQDSLAKMYDSALEQRLETLIARSRTHGLSPEEREEVRSLSQALAKK, encoded by the coding sequence ATGGCCGGACGAATTCCACGCGTTTTTATTAATGACTTACTTGCCCGCACGGACATTGTGGATCTTATTGATGCCCGCGTTAAGTTGAAAAAACAGGGTAAGAATTTCCATGCGTGCTGTCCTTTCCATAACGAAAAAACCCCTTCTTTCACCGTAAACGGTGAGAAACAATTTTATCACTGCTTTGGCTGTGGCGCCCACGGCAACGCTATCGATTTCCTGATGAATTACGATCGTCTGGAATTTGTCGAAAGCATTGAAGAGTTGGCGACGCAACATGGACTGGAAGTGCCCTATGAAGCGGGCAGCGGTCCCAGTCAGCTGGAACGTCATCAGCGTCAAAGTTTATATCAGCTCATGACGGGTCTGGCCGAATTCTACCAACAGGCGCTGACTCAGCCACAGGCAACTGCAGCACGCGCGTATCTCAATCAGCGCGGATTAAGCGATGAGGTTATTGCGCATTTTGCTATCGGCTTCGCGCCGCCCGGCTGGGATAATGCCCTGAAGCGTTTTGGCCGTAATCCTGACGATCGTCAGTCGTTAACGGATGCGGGCATGCTGGTCACTAACGACCAGGGCCGCAGCTACGATCGCTTCCGCGATCGCGTGATGTTTCCCATCCGCGATAAGCGTGGCCGCGTTATCGGCTTCGGCGGACGCGTGTTAGGTGACGGCACGCCAAAGTATCTGAACTCGCCGGAAACCGATATTTTTCATAAGGGCCGTCAGCTGTATGGCCTGTATGAAGCGCAAAAACAGCATCCTGAACCGGCAAAGCTATTGGTTGTCGAAGGCTATATGGATGTGGTGGCGCTGGCGCAGTTTGGTATTGACTATGCCGTTGCCTCATTAGGCACCTCAACAACCGCGGACCATATCCAGCTGCTGTTTCGCAGCACCGATACCGTGGTTTGTTGCTATGACGGCGATCGGGCTGGCCGTGAAGCGGCCTGGCGCGCATTAGAAACCGCGCTGCCTTACATGAATGACGGGCGTCAGCTACGCTTTATGTTTCTGCCTGATGGTGAAGATCCCGATACGCTGATACGTAAAGAGGGCAAAGCGGCGTTTGAAGCGCGGATGGAGCAGGCAATGCCGCTCTCCAGCTTCCTGTTCGATACGTTGCTGCCGCAGGTTGATTTGAGCACCCGCGACGGTCGGACGCGTTTAAGCACCCTGGCGCTGCCATTGATTGGTCAGATCCCGGGCGAAACGCTGCGGATTTATCTGCGTCAGGAGCTGGGTAATATGCTCGGCATTCTGGATGACAGCCAGCTGGAAAAGCTGCTGCCTAAACAGGCCGAAAGCGGCGTCCAGCCTGCGGCTCCACAGCTAAAACGCACAACTATGCGTATACTTGTGGGACTGCTGGTACAGAATCCCAGGCTGGCGGCGATGGTTCCCTCGCTGCAGGGGCTGGAACAGCTCAATATGCCGGGATTACCGCTTTTTATGGAGCTGGTAAAGAGTTGCATGGCAAACCCTGGCCTGACCACTGGCCAGCTACTAGAGTTATATCGCGGAACAAATTTTAGCCAGCACCTTGAAACTCTGGCGACATGGAACCACATGATCGTTGATGAAGAAGTAGAGGCGATGTTCCAGGATTCCCTGGCAAAAATGTATGACTCCGCTTTGGAGCAGCGTCTGGAAACCCTGATCGCGCGCTCCAGAACGCATGGCCTTAGCCCTGAGGAGCGGGAAGAAGTTCGCTCATTAAGCCAGGCGCTGGCAAAAAAATAG
- the rpsU gene encoding 30S ribosomal protein S21, translating to MPVIKVRENEPFDVALRRFKRSCEKAGVLAEVRRREFYEKPTTERKRAKASAVKRHAKKLARENARRTRLY from the coding sequence ATGCCGGTAATTAAAGTACGTGAAAACGAGCCGTTCGACGTTGCACTGCGTCGCTTCAAGCGTTCCTGCGAGAAAGCAGGCGTTCTGGCTGAAGTTCGTCGTCGTGAGTTTTATGAAAAACCGACTACCGAACGTAAGCGCGCTAAAGCGTCTGCTGTTAAGCGTCATGCCAAGAAACTGGCTCGCGAAAACGCACGCCGCACTCGTCTGTACTAA
- the tsaD gene encoding tRNA (adenosine(37)-N6)-threonylcarbamoyltransferase complex transferase subunit TsaD gives MRVLGIETSCDETGIAIYDDEAGLLANQLYSQVKVHADYGGVVPELASRDHVRKTVPLIQAALKEAGLQGKDIDAVAYTAGPGLVGALLVGATIGRSLAFAWQVPAVPVHHMEGHLLAPMLEDNPPAFPFVALLVSGGHTQLIGVTGIGEYTLLGESIDDAAGEAFDKTAKLLGLDYPGGPMLSRMAQQGVPGRFTFPRPMTDRPGLDFSFSGLKTFAANTIRENSNDAQTQADIARAFEDAVVDTLAIKCKRALDQTGFKRLVMAGGVSANRTLRAKLAEVMQARGGEVFYARPEFCTDNGAMIAYAGMVRLKGGTRGELGVSVRPRWPLAELPAIA, from the coding sequence ATGCGCGTTCTGGGTATTGAAACATCCTGTGATGAAACCGGTATTGCCATTTATGACGATGAAGCCGGTTTGCTCGCTAATCAACTCTATAGTCAGGTGAAAGTCCATGCCGATTATGGCGGGGTGGTGCCGGAACTGGCTTCGCGCGATCATGTGCGTAAAACGGTGCCGTTAATTCAGGCAGCGCTGAAAGAGGCCGGTCTGCAGGGCAAAGATATCGATGCGGTAGCCTATACCGCCGGGCCAGGTCTGGTGGGCGCTCTGTTAGTGGGCGCAACGATTGGCCGCTCGCTGGCGTTTGCCTGGCAGGTACCTGCCGTGCCAGTACACCATATGGAAGGGCATCTGCTTGCGCCGATGCTGGAAGATAATCCGCCAGCGTTTCCTTTTGTTGCGCTGCTGGTTTCAGGCGGCCATACGCAACTGATCGGCGTAACCGGCATTGGTGAATACACGCTATTGGGCGAATCGATTGATGATGCCGCCGGTGAGGCATTTGATAAAACCGCGAAGCTGCTTGGTCTGGATTATCCCGGCGGCCCGATGCTGTCGCGTATGGCGCAGCAGGGCGTCCCTGGCCGCTTCACCTTCCCGCGTCCCATGACCGATCGTCCCGGGCTGGATTTTAGCTTTTCAGGTTTAAAAACCTTTGCAGCGAATACCATTCGCGAAAACAGCAATGATGCGCAGACGCAGGCTGATATTGCGCGCGCTTTTGAGGATGCGGTGGTTGATACGCTGGCGATTAAATGCAAGCGGGCTTTGGATCAAACCGGATTTAAGCGTCTGGTCATGGCTGGCGGCGTCAGTGCTAACCGTACGCTGCGTGCAAAGCTGGCTGAAGTGATGCAGGCGCGTGGCGGCGAAGTGTTTTATGCGCGACCTGAGTTTTGTACCGATAACGGGGCGATGATCGCCTATGCCGGTATGGTGCGCTTAAAAGGGGGCACGCGCGGAGAGCTTGGCGTTAGCGTGCGTCCTCGCTGGCCACTGGCTGAGCTGCCGGCCATAGCATAA